The Rhopalosiphum maidis isolate BTI-1 chromosome 1, ASM367621v3, whole genome shotgun sequence genome has a segment encoding these proteins:
- the LOC113553814 gene encoding uncharacterized protein LOC113553814: protein MANRNGESCCCSDDDDDDDSDDNDDDEDDNSSGSCSSCSTTEADDNVIRQRLSSGRTTTAVAATSFDLLDARRLPDLLDAERLVAVLDGCLGSEYVRGCVVETWDAVLSEHLEAIAHLVLYQTPEHAVSQAVYEQLAGLSASLRPSTDDSTQQQRPARVDAERVYGTLRSAARSLLTTRVDACCRQSMCRAVGLAVAALRCSTRPVFSVENFVVEINEAANFANLYCTGYAKRICAALEGIYDTVMAGDYHPTNVVVQMAVMDKCIKAALRTLADARATAAQKTAAQRSLLAELDDVGATVRMKNYGCVDDTAADLPQQQRQLAALATASPARFVHFTMSPWRAPIRMYNQQSPTTVDQVLRATVSLIEALVAELFKPCLNSRHSVRRRRRRTCSSRQAHDKQL, encoded by the coding sequence ATGGCGAATCGCAACGGTGAGAGTTGTTGTTGtagcgacgacgacgacgacgacgacagcgacgacaacgacgacgacgaagacGACAACAGCAGTGGATCGTGTTCAAGCTGTTCCACCACAGAAGCGGACGACAACGTGATCCGACAGCGACTGTCATCCGGCCGGACGACCACCGCGGTCGCGGCCACGTCGTTCGATCTCCTGGACGCCCGGCGGCTGCCGGACTTGTTGGACGCCGAGCGGCTGGTGGCCGTACTGGACGGGTGCCTGGGATCAGAGTACGTACGCGGCTGCGTGGTCGAGACGTGGGACGCGGTACTCAGCGAACACCTGGAGGCCATCGCGCACCTCGTGCTGTACCAGACGCCCGAGCACGCGGTCAGCCAGGCCGTGTACGAACAGCTCGCCGGGCTGTCGGCGTCACTCCGCCCGTCAACCGATGACAGCACACAGCAACAGCGGCCGGCCCGCGTGGACGCTGAACGCGTGTACGGCACGCTCAGATCGGCGGCCCGGTCGCTGTTGACCACCCGGGTGGACGCGTGCTGCCGGCAGAGCATGTGCCGGGCCGTAGGGTTGGCCGTGGCCGCGCTCCGGTGCAGCACGCGGCCCGTGTTCTCGGTGGAAAATTTCGTGGTCGAAATCAACGAGGCGGCCAACTTCGCCAACCTGTACTGCACCGGGTACGCCAAGCGCATATGCGCCGCGCTCGAAGGCATCTACGACACGGTCATGGCCGGCGATTATCATCCGACCAACGTCGTGGTCCAGATGGCCGTCATGGACAAGTGCATCAAAGCGGCGCTTCGAACGCTGGCCGACGCCCGGGCCACGGCCGCGCAAAAGACGGCCGCCCAGCGGTCGCTGCTCGCCGAGCTCGACGACGTGGGCGCGACGGTGCGCATGAAGAACTACGGATGCGTAGACGACACGGCCGCCGACCTGCCACAGCAGCAACGCCAGCTCGCGGCGCTGGCCACCGCGTCCCCGGCCCGGTTCGTTCACTTCACCATGAGCCCGTGGCGAGCGCCCATCCGCATGTACAACCAACAGTCGCCGACCACCGTGGATCAGGTACTCAGGGCCACGGTCAGCCTGATCGAGGCGCTTGTCGCCGAACTGTTCAAGCCATGCCTGAACAGCCGGCACAGcgtccgccgccgccgccgccgcacgtGCAGCAGCCGTCAGGCGCACGACAAACAACTCTAG